In Bubalus bubalis isolate 160015118507 breed Murrah chromosome 3, NDDB_SH_1, whole genome shotgun sequence, a genomic segment contains:
- the LOC102413162 gene encoding CMRF35-like molecule 6 isoform X2, which produces MTPRSRAGWLPSALLLLQLPVTLESLREEDAGTYWCGIDDPFQTDITFQVEVSVIPAPATATGPERSTGSPGSPTSLPVPTWSTASGQETPDPGQPPRPLLGSAHFLLLVFLKVPLLLAMLGAVLWFHRPLRSSADRRRQSIYENQ; this is translated from the exons ATGACCCCGAGGAGCAGGGCCGGGTGGCTGccttcagctctgctgctgctccagCTCCCAG TGACCTTGGAGAGCCTCAGAGAAGAGGATGCGGGAACGTACTGGTGTGGGATTGATGATCCATTTCAAACTGACATCACCTTCCAGGTGGAGGTATCTGTGATCCCAG CCCCTGCTACAGCCACCGGCCCCGAGAGGTCCACAGGCTCCCCAGGCTCTCCCACGAGCCTGCCAGTGCCCACCTGGAGCACCGCATCTGGTCAGGAGACCCCTGACCCTGGCCAACCTCCTCG GCCCCTGCTGGGCAGCGCCCACTTCCTGCTCCTGGTCTTCCTGAAGGTGCCCCTGCTCCTGGCCATGCTCGGTGCTGTCCTCTGGTTCCACAGGCCTCTGAGGAGCTCTGCGGACCGGCGGAGGCAGTCCATTTACGAGAACCAGTAG
- the LOC102413162 gene encoding CMRF35-like molecule 6 isoform X1: MTPRSRAGWLPSALLLLQLPGCLSLSGPRRVTGIVGGSLRVECRYREEFINSSKFWCKSPCVLLWRMVETTVSEKEVRRGRVSIRDHPAHLTFTVTLESLREEDAGTYWCGIDDPFQTDITFQVEVSVIPAPATATGPERSTGSPGSPTSLPVPTWSTASGQETPDPGQPPRPLLGSAHFLLLVFLKVPLLLAMLGAVLWFHRPLRSSADRRRQSIYENQ; the protein is encoded by the exons ATGACCCCGAGGAGCAGGGCCGGGTGGCTGccttcagctctgctgctgctccagCTCCCAG GCTGTTTGTCCCTGAGCGGCCCCCGCAGAGTGACGGGCATCGTGGGGGGATCCCTGAGAGTGGAGTGTCGATATCGGGAGGAATTCATAAACAGTTCCAAATTCTGGTGCAAATCCCCATGTGTGTTATTGTGGAGGATGGTGGAGACCACAGTGTCAGAGAAAGAAGTGAGGAGGGGCCGCGTGTCCATCAGAGACCATCCTGCACACCTCACCTTCACAGTGACCTTGGAGAGCCTCAGAGAAGAGGATGCGGGAACGTACTGGTGTGGGATTGATGATCCATTTCAAACTGACATCACCTTCCAGGTGGAGGTATCTGTGATCCCAG CCCCTGCTACAGCCACCGGCCCCGAGAGGTCCACAGGCTCCCCAGGCTCTCCCACGAGCCTGCCAGTGCCCACCTGGAGCACCGCATCTGGTCAGGAGACCCCTGACCCTGGCCAACCTCCTCG GCCCCTGCTGGGCAGCGCCCACTTCCTGCTCCTGGTCTTCCTGAAGGTGCCCCTGCTCCTGGCCATGCTCGGTGCTGTCCTCTGGTTCCACAGGCCTCTGAGGAGCTCTGCGGACCGGCGGAGGCAGTCCATTTACGAGAACCAGTAG
- the LOC123465507 gene encoding CMRF35-like molecule 6 — protein sequence MSVECEYQEAFVDDIKYWCKHPCMSPWRIVETRESEREMRRGRVSIRDRPASLTFTVTLESLREEDVGTVRFTLKVTLCLFLDFSGQPYGAGTSRASRGHCSVVEGSWGPSFAVVVLGVCRSLSMTATSPKRSTSTPESPTTLAVPTWSAVSGQEAPDPSQAHRVHFLLLVFLKVPVLLGMLRAALWVNRPLRSSADRQSQSIYKNW from the exons ATGAGCGTGGAGTGTGAGTACCAGGAGGCGTTCGTGGATGACATCAAATACTGGTGCAAACACCCGTGTATGTCACCATGGAGGATTGTGGAGACcagagagtcagagagagaaatgaggagGGGCCGCGTGTCCATCAGAGACCGTCCTGCAAGCCTCACCTTCACAGTGACCTTGGAGAGCCTCAGAGAGGAGGATGTGGGAAC GGTCAGGTTCACTCTGAAGGTGACCCTGTGTCTATTCCTGGACTTCTCTGGCCAGCCCTATGGGGCGGGGACCAGCAGGGCCAGCAGAGGGCATTGCAGTGTCGTGGAGGGCTCCTGGGGCCCCAGCTTCGCAGTGGTGGTCCTGGGGGTCTGCAGAAGCC TCTCTATGACAGCCACCAGCCCCAAGAGGTCCACAAGCACCCCTGAGTCTCCCACTACCTTGGCAGTGCCCACCTGGAGCGCAGTGTCCGGGCAGGAGGCCCCTGATCCCAGCCAAGCGCATCG CGTCCACTTCCTGCTCCTGGTCTTCCTGAAGGTGCCCGTGCTCCTGGGCATGCTCCGTGCTGCCCTCTGGGTCAACAGGCCTCTGAGGAGCTCTGCGGACAGACAGAGTCAGTCCATTTACAAGAACTGGTAG